From Clostridium sp. SY8519:
GTGAAACCCTGATTATCTCCATTGCGGCAGGCCAGCCCCTGGCCAAAATCCAGGAAGCCTTCGGCCGCCCGATCCGTCTGATCCGGGCCATGCCCAACACGCCCGCCATGGTCGGCGCTTCCATGAGCGCCCTGTGCCGCAATGATGCCGTAACCGACGAAGACATGGCCGTGGCCCTGCAGATTTTCAACAGCTTCGGTGAAGCCGAAGTCATTGACGAGTCTTTGATGGACGCTGTCGTAGGTGTCAGCGGCTCTTCGCCCGCCTATGTGTATATGTTCATCGAGGCAATGGCCGATGCCGCAGTGGCCGACGGCATGCCCCGGGCCCAGGCGCTGCACTTTGCCGCCCAGTCTGTCGCAGGCGCCGCCCGCATGGTACTGGAAACCGGCAGCCATCCCGGCGAGCTGAAAGATGCCGTATGTTCGCCCGGCGGAACTACCATTGAAGCAGTAACGGTCCTGGAAGAAAAAGGCCTGCGCTCTGCCGTAATCGAAGGCCAGCGGGCCTGTGTCCGCAAATCCAGAGATATGAGCCGGCAGTAACCCCGCCGGCTTAAGTTCCCGCTGTCAGGAGGGCAGCCATGATGGGAATGGTCACCATGGAACAGATGGTAGACAGGGCCACGCCAATGGCTGCCGCCTGGTTCTGCCGTTTGTTCTCGCCGGATACCATCGCCACCAGGGAGGCCACCGGCATACCAGTGGATATAGTACAGATCGCGATCAGCGTGGGATCTGACAGGAACAGATGGAGGAACCCCCAGACAATGGCCGGGATCACTGCCAGACGCAGGGGAA
This genomic window contains:
- the proC gene encoding pyrroline-5-carboxylate reductase, with the protein product MNKKIALIGCGNMGTAIVKGLLSAQVFAPGNIMACTSRRLTADAVSDRFSIQATTSASDAAAFADILLLAVKPNKFAEIIPQIRETVSSETLIISIAAGQPLAKIQEAFGRPIRLIRAMPNTPAMVGASMSALCRNDAVTDEDMAVALQIFNSFGEAEVIDESLMDAVVGVSGSSPAYVYMFIEAMADAAVADGMPRAQALHFAAQSVAGAARMVLETGSHPGELKDAVCSPGGTTIEAVTVLEEKGLRSAVIEGQRACVRKSRDMSRQ